The proteins below come from a single Faecalibaculum rodentium genomic window:
- the ltrA gene encoding group II intron reverse transcriptase/maturase: protein MDQIRLIQPEDLSTQEIFSMENLTNACRQVRRNNGAAGVDGVKARELPACPGEYWERLREQILDRSYKPLPAKRTDTPKPDGSMQGLNVPAARDRVIQACLANYLDYRKDFEMSNSSYGFRKNRRCEQAILKGLEFMNDGYDWIVDIDLRKFFDTVDQDRLIRLIDNLFHNRDITALTRKFVRAGVMIDGKLTRTERGIPQGGPLSPVLANIYLDQADKELESRGLRFTRYADDMLIYVKSEAAANRVMKSFSNHLEKKLKLEVNASKSKVARPDEVKYLGFGFTKNKREWKAIPHEKSIHEFEQKMMKLTKRNWSVSLEERMEKINQVIRGWSNYFRCAWMYKKNMRKLDSKLRRRIRAIIWKQWKSIRKKEESLIKLGCPRDKAHSYACARQGCVRCAVTFLNKYIRNIHLKKKGLLTIEEYFDTVAERFMKSFVRTAQCRTARWVV, encoded by the coding sequence ATGGACCAAATAAGACTGATACAGCCGGAAGACCTGAGCACACAGGAAATCTTCTCCATGGAGAACCTGACCAATGCGTGCAGACAGGTACGGCGAAACAATGGAGCTGCAGGGGTAGATGGAGTCAAAGCCAGAGAACTTCCTGCCTGCCCCGGAGAGTATTGGGAGCGACTGCGGGAACAGATACTGGACCGCAGTTATAAACCACTGCCAGCCAAAAGGACCGATACCCCGAAACCGGATGGGAGCATGCAGGGGCTCAATGTCCCGGCTGCCAGAGATAGAGTCATACAGGCCTGTCTGGCAAACTATCTGGATTATAGGAAGGACTTCGAGATGAGCAACAGCTCATACGGGTTCAGGAAGAACAGGAGATGTGAACAGGCGATACTGAAAGGCCTTGAGTTCATGAACGACGGGTATGACTGGATCGTCGACATCGACCTGAGGAAATTCTTCGACACGGTGGACCAGGACAGACTGATACGACTGATAGACAACCTGTTTCACAACAGAGATATAACTGCCCTGACGAGGAAATTCGTCAGGGCAGGAGTCATGATAGACGGCAAACTGACCAGGACGGAAAGGGGTATCCCACAGGGAGGACCGCTTTCACCGGTACTGGCCAACATCTATCTGGACCAGGCCGACAAGGAACTGGAAAGCAGAGGGCTGAGATTCACGAGATACGCAGACGATATGCTCATCTATGTGAAGTCGGAAGCCGCCGCCAACAGGGTGATGAAGTCATTCAGCAATCATCTGGAAAAGAAGCTGAAGCTGGAAGTGAATGCTTCAAAATCGAAAGTGGCCAGACCGGATGAAGTGAAATATCTGGGGTTTGGTTTTACAAAGAACAAAAGGGAATGGAAGGCGATACCGCATGAGAAATCCATCCATGAGTTCGAACAGAAGATGATGAAGCTGACGAAGCGGAACTGGAGCGTATCCCTTGAAGAAAGAATGGAAAAAATCAACCAAGTCATCAGGGGATGGAGCAATTATTTCAGATGCGCATGGATGTATAAAAAGAACATGCGGAAACTGGACAGCAAGCTCCGGAGAAGAATCAGGGCCATTATCTGGAAGCAGTGGAAAAGCATCAGGAAAAAAGAAGAGAGCCTCATCAAACTGGGATGTCCCAGAGACAAGGCTCACTCATATGCGTGTGCACGACAAGGATGTGTCCGTTGTGCAGTCACGTTCCTGAACAAGTATATCAGAAATATACACCTGAAGAAGAAAGGCCTCCTGACCATAGAGGAATACTTCGATACGGTGGCAGAAAGGTTCATGAAATCATTTGTACGAACCGCCCAGTGCCGAACGGCACGCTGGGTGGTGTGA
- a CDS encoding YitT family protein, which yields MKPTNPLKQMPSLRELDKQNKHIHLMLSLTMIVLSALGQTFVMQVFMDPCNLISGGFTGIALFMQKVLARIGIPFSTSVGILVLNVPAAIWAYKRISKRFVMLTAIQFTLVSLFLEIFTFTPLVEDKVLNILFGGIGWGFTIALALRAGGSTGGTDFIAQYVSTKLHKSIFEYVFYANCVMYVLYGFSFGWMAAGYSILFQFLSTKSISSLYQRYSQVTVQFTTTDPDQVADAFFTVCHHGMSIIDATGAYSGRRYYICQAVISSYELPDVIANVRRVDPTVIVNTLSTNSFYGSFYQQPIE from the coding sequence ATGAAACCGACCAATCCTCTCAAACAGATGCCCAGCCTCAGGGAACTGGACAAACAGAACAAACACATTCATCTGATGCTGTCCCTGACCATGATTGTCCTCAGTGCCCTTGGCCAGACCTTCGTGATGCAGGTGTTCATGGATCCCTGCAACCTGATTTCCGGAGGCTTTACAGGAATCGCCCTGTTCATGCAGAAGGTGCTGGCCAGAATCGGGATCCCCTTTTCCACATCCGTCGGCATTCTGGTGCTCAATGTGCCGGCAGCCATCTGGGCCTACAAACGGATTTCCAAGCGGTTTGTCATGCTGACGGCGATTCAGTTTACCCTCGTATCCCTGTTTCTGGAGATCTTCACGTTCACGCCTCTGGTGGAAGACAAAGTGCTGAATATCCTCTTTGGCGGGATCGGCTGGGGGTTCACCATAGCCCTTGCGCTCCGGGCGGGAGGCAGCACCGGTGGAACTGACTTTATTGCACAGTATGTCAGCACAAAGCTGCACAAAAGCATTTTTGAATACGTCTTTTATGCCAACTGTGTCATGTATGTTCTGTATGGCTTCTCTTTTGGCTGGATGGCAGCGGGGTATTCGATCCTGTTTCAGTTCCTGTCAACAAAATCCATATCTTCGCTGTATCAGCGGTACTCACAGGTCACGGTGCAGTTCACGACTACGGATCCGGATCAGGTTGCAGATGCTTTCTTTACCGTCTGTCATCATGGCATGTCCATCATTGACGCAACCGGGGCCTATTCCGGCAGGCGGTATTATATCTGTCAGGCCGTGATTTCGTCTTATGAGCTCCCGGATGTGATCGCCAATGTCCGGCGTGTGGATCCCACGGTGATCGTCAACACGCTTTCGACCAACAGTTTTTATGGCTCTTTTTACCAGCAGCCCATCGAATGA
- a CDS encoding CapA family protein, which yields MSTNRKQRVWHTAGTILLCLGLAACQIAGPGVPATDDTSARIQANDRTSSFTFTGVGDNLLHDTLFVYHEQDNGNRDYSGMYSEVTPYFQNSDIAYINFETPCAGDAFGLSGYPSFNGPLEMIDTLAGMGLNWFSTSSNHSMDAGADGLLAEMAYINEKYPGIFYTGTYPDAGSQTMPAVMDVNGIKVGLASFTYGLNGYTLPEDKPWLVNVFVKNEETGEVDYALMDKILDPLTAASDVQIVSMHWGVEYQNQPSDMQKQVAAYLHKKGVEAVIGSHPHVIQPAELLESEDQQTLVYYSLGNFISGQDQNCTMVGGMAQFTIDYDFDTKRATIVDPSFTPTVTWISPDLRRYNTQLFRDYTDEEAATQYVTVVQGQDCSRAYVRDYVTQVMGKPENIQIVLD from the coding sequence ATGAGCACAAATCGAAAACAGAGAGTCTGGCATACAGCCGGAACCATCCTGCTGTGCCTGGGGCTGGCTGCATGTCAGATTGCAGGGCCGGGTGTTCCTGCCACAGATGACACCTCTGCCCGCATACAGGCAAATGACCGGACAAGTTCATTTACGTTTACTGGAGTGGGTGACAACCTGCTGCACGACACGCTGTTTGTCTACCACGAACAGGATAACGGAAACCGGGACTATTCGGGAATGTACTCGGAGGTTACACCGTATTTTCAGAACTCGGACATTGCATATATCAATTTCGAGACACCCTGTGCCGGGGATGCATTCGGTCTGTCAGGATATCCTTCCTTCAATGGACCACTGGAGATGATCGACACCCTGGCGGGGATGGGACTGAACTGGTTTTCCACGAGTTCCAATCACTCCATGGATGCCGGTGCAGACGGACTCCTGGCAGAAATGGCATACATCAACGAGAAGTATCCCGGCATTTTCTACACCGGCACCTATCCGGATGCAGGCAGCCAGACCATGCCAGCTGTCATGGATGTCAACGGCATCAAAGTCGGTCTGGCAAGCTTCACCTATGGACTCAACGGATATACCCTGCCTGAGGACAAGCCATGGCTGGTGAATGTGTTTGTCAAAAATGAAGAAACCGGTGAAGTGGATTATGCACTGATGGACAAAATACTGGATCCCCTGACTGCCGCCAGCGATGTGCAAATCGTATCCATGCACTGGGGTGTCGAATACCAGAACCAGCCATCCGACATGCAGAAACAGGTGGCGGCGTATCTGCACAAAAAAGGCGTAGAGGCCGTCATCGGCTCCCATCCCCATGTGATTCAGCCGGCCGAGCTTCTGGAAAGCGAAGACCAGCAGACACTTGTCTATTATTCTCTGGGCAACTTCATTTCCGGCCAGGACCAGAACTGCACAATGGTGGGAGGCATGGCGCAGTTCACAATCGACTACGATTTTGACACAAAAAGAGCCACGATTGTCGATCCGTCCTTTACGCCGACTGTCACCTGGATTTCTCCGGATCTGCGACGATACAACACCCAGCTGTTCCGGGATTATACAGATGAGGAAGCTGCCACGCAGTATGTGACGGTGGTTCAGGGCCAGGACTGCAGCAGAGCCTATGTACGGGACTACGTAACACAAGTGATGGGAAAACCCGAGAACATACAAATCGTTCTTGACTGA
- a CDS encoding HAD hydrolase-like protein yields the protein MVDLILFDLDGTLTDPEEGITNSVVYALQTYGIQESPSRCRRFIGPPLGPELQAVYGVDPVESVLRFREYFEQKGIYENKLYPDTVSVLKALKEAGKTLVVATSKPQVYAERILDHFDLRQYIDGVFGATLDESKVLKSEIIADALAAFDQRPVVMVGDRLHDIHGAAENGIPSVGLLSGFGSRQELESAGADYIRSSLTDALDLLLTVPEPQRAPEDGLNRSRK from the coding sequence ATGGTTGATTTGATACTCTTCGATCTGGATGGAACATTGACAGATCCGGAAGAAGGCATAACTAATTCCGTAGTCTATGCCCTGCAGACCTACGGGATCCAGGAGTCCCCTTCCCGCTGCCGCAGATTCATCGGCCCTCCTCTGGGCCCTGAACTGCAGGCTGTCTACGGTGTAGATCCGGTGGAATCCGTCCTTCGATTCCGGGAATACTTCGAGCAAAAAGGCATTTACGAGAACAAGCTGTACCCCGATACAGTCAGCGTGCTGAAGGCACTCAAGGAAGCCGGGAAAACGCTGGTGGTTGCCACATCCAAGCCGCAGGTGTATGCAGAAAGGATCCTGGATCATTTTGATCTCCGACAGTACATTGACGGTGTATTCGGAGCCACACTGGATGAATCAAAAGTCCTGAAATCGGAAATCATTGCGGATGCCCTGGCAGCATTCGATCAAAGACCCGTCGTCATGGTCGGGGACAGGCTGCACGATATCCATGGAGCGGCTGAAAACGGAATACCATCTGTTGGACTGCTGTCAGGCTTCGGTTCCCGTCAGGAACTGGAATCAGCTGGAGCAGACTATATCAGATCAAGTCTCACGGACGCGCTTGACCTGCTGCTGACTGTCCCGGAACCGCAGCGGGCGCCAGAAGACGGGTTAAACCGCAGTCGGAAATAG